TGTTCGTCGAGACAACAGTGCCCGAGAGGTGCAGACACTTTCATTTCGGGTGAAGAGTGGACAGAATGTGATGATCTGTACGATTATGCGTGATATTACGGAGACCAAAGAGGCAGAAAAAAAGCAAAAAGAAAGCGAGGATCGTTTTCGTTTGCTTGCTGAAGCCTCTTCTTTAGGCATCCTTATGTACCAGGACGATCAATGGATTTATGTTAATCCTGCAGCCGCACACATTTCAGGTTATACCCGTGAGGAGATTCTTCAGATGAGGCCGTGGGATATTGTCTGTCCTGAGGACCAGGAGATGATCAAATCATGGGTGATGCGTCGAGAACACGGCTTTTCCACACCTGTGTCATACGAGGCACGCATTCTCCACAGGGATGGTAGTGTTCGTTGGGTTCTGGTATCTGGTGTAGGGGTTTTCTATGAGGGCAGGCCTGCAGGACTGATTTCGGTAGTAGACATAACAGAACGAAAAAAAATCGAAGAAATACTTAAAGAAACCCTTCAGGAAAGAGAAGCCCTTCTCAATGCTCTGCCGGATCTTTTGTTTATTCTGGATAAAGAGGGAAGATTTTTAGATGTTCGAGTACCTGATAAAGATCTTCAAGATCTTCTATACACAAAACCAGAAAACTTTCTCGGCAGGTTGGTTACCGAGATACTTCCTCCAGAGATTGCCGCGCAGTCCTTTCAAGCGATAAAGCATACACTTGAAACAGGAGAAATATCTTTGTTTTCGTATACTCTTATGATGTCAGATGAGCCAAGACATTATGAAGCCAGACACTCAAAGCTCGATGAGAACAGGGTACTTGCGATTGTACGAGATATTACGGAAGCTAAAATCATGGAAAGAAAACTTCAAGAAAGCGAAGAAATGTATAGAAACATTTTTCAAAACTCAATGGTGGGACTCTTTCATGCACAAATATCTGATGGACGCATACTCGAATGTAATGATCAATTTGCCAGAATCTTTGGATATGAGAAGCAAGAGGATATCCTTGGTAAGCTGGTCTTGTTTGAAAACTCCAGGGATACATCTACCAGACATCGGATGATTGAACAGATAAATAAAACTGGAGAAATACGAAACGAAGAGGCTACGTATGAGCGGGTGGATGGAAGTGTTTTCTGGGCCCGTTACTCGGTACGTCTCTATCCCGAAAAGGGCTGGATTGAAGGGGTGTTTGAGGATATTACCGAGCAGAAAAAAGCAGAAGAAGCTCTTAGGCAACAGATAGAGGAAAAAAATATCATTCTTCGCGAGGTGCATCATCGCATTAAAAACAATATTACCTCAATTATGACTCTTTTGAGAATACAGACAGATGAGACCACGAATGAAGAGGCGAAAGCTATCCTGCAGGATGCTATTAGTCGCGTGGAGAGTATGCGGATCATGTATGATAAGCTTCTTCAGATTCCAGATGCCTCGAGCCTGTCGGTGAAAGCCTATCTTGAAGATCTTCTTGAAGCGATTATGAGTATCTTTCCTCAGCGAGACAGGATAGTTCTACGAACAGATATACCAGAAACCTTTCTCCAGGTGAAAAAGCTCTTTCCCCTCGGAATTATTGTTAACGAACTGGTGACGAACACGGCAAAGTATGCTTTTATTGGTGATGGGAGAGGGGAGTTGTCCATTTCGATTGGAGTGGAGGATGGGACAATGACGCTGATCGTAGAGGACAATGGGGTAGGTATGCCACCCGACAAAAAAGAAAAAGGAGGCTTTGGTCTCCAATTGATTCAGATGCTTACCAACCAGCTCGAAGGGATATTAAAAATTTCTTCTCAAAAAGGCACAAAAGTCACGGTAACCTTTCCCTTGGGGAATGGGTAAACAAGAAGCTATTTATTTGTCGGGAGCATTTCACATTTCCCCTGGAAAATAACGCCATCGTCCATTTTCAGTTTGGGAGTTTTGATGTCTCCGTAGAGTTTGGCTGTATTGAAAAGTTCAAGTCGTTTGCGAGCATGAACGTTGCCGTGAATTTCCCCACCCACAATGACCTCATCACAGATGATATCGCCCTTGATTTTTGCGTCTGGGCCAATGACAAGCAGTCCCTCGGCATCGATTTTGCCTTCATAATTTCCGTCGATACGCAGAGAGGTTTTGAAACGCATCGTTCCTGACCACTCGGAGGTGTTACTGAGTTTGGTTACCGTAGGATAATCTCGATATCGATCAATATTGTGTGCCATAGGAGGCCTCCTTATTTTTATTTTTTACTTTGTTGTCATTACAAATACCCCATCCCAGTCCGGGGGAGGAGGGTTCTGGATAAAGTAATCACATCGCTCAATATAGATCTGGGAAGGACCGTCGTCAGGGATAATTTCCAGGCATTTCTGAAAGTATTTTTTTGCTTCGGTGAAATTTCTCCTCCTGTAAAGATCAAGCCCCTGATTGTAGTATTTGAGGACTTCCATTTTTTCTGGTGAGATCATGATTGACCTCCTTCGGTCTTTTTGTCTTTTTTGAGAACGTTTTTGAGATCGTCAAAAGGAAGAGAGGAAACAGCGGAAGCTTTGTTGGCTTCTTGAATCTCCTGATATACCTCTTTGCGAAATATTTTGACATTTTTGGGTGCAATGATGCCAATCTTTACCTGGTCCTGCCGAATACCAACGATCTTGATTTCGATCGTGTCATCGATAATGATGGATTCTTCTTCCCTCCTCGATAAAACGAGCACAACCAACCCTCCCTTTTAGGTGTTTGTTGGTGAAAGTTCTTTGGTGAAAAGGGGAACCTTTGTCCCATAGGCATTGTTCATCGATATCCCCTGGATGGCTATTCGTTTGGTAGCATTGATGACAATAGGACCCAAAAGGTTCATTGTCATGTTGTGGATGTTTTCGGGAATATTGACAATGGCAAGGTCTATAACCTCATCATTCTCAGATATTTCCAGTAATCCCCAATCAATCTCATCCATTACCAGTTTGTAATTCTCAACAAAGAGTCGGGGATTGACAACGACAAAGGCAAGTTCTGGTTCTTCTGCGGATTGGAGCCAGTAGAAATTCGGCAGATCACCCATCTCAATGAGGTAGTACTTTGTGAGACCCTCAAATCCGAGGATTTCTCTTTTGAAAGTGATCTGGGACGCTGGATCAACCTGAATCTCGCCATAGGCCTTTGTTTTAATGGTTTCCACAGGGACCTCCCTTATCCTATTATACTTTAACTGAAAACAAAAAAAATCTCAAGAAAATGGCGACTTTTTAACGCAAAAAGTCTAAAAGTGTTTTGGGGAGTATTCTTGCACCGATATTGAGGGCTACATCGTGAGAAAATTCAAGCATCTTGAGTTGAGTGATAGCCTTTGGTATATCGGTGGCTATGGCATTGTCTTTTGCTTCGGTGATATACACCTCGTCAGCAAGGAAGCGTTCATTGATGATATCAAGTCGAGAGGAGACACTTCCCAGATTGGCACGGTAACGGAGAAGATTTTCAAGGGACTGGTCAATACCTGCAATGGCAGTACCCCCAATCTGATGGATATTATCGTTTAAAAGCGCTTTTCGAAAATCGATAAGAACATCAAAGATACTTCCCGTATAGACACGAGCAGCTGGTGAGTAGTTGTAGGGAGGATACATACCATTGTCTACGAGACCAAGGTCTTGAAGGACACTTCCTCCTTCCATATCGTACATAACCAGCTGGTGAGGACTTGTGGTTTCTATAGCAAAGAAACTTGAACCTGCCTGGGTATTGATTGTAGCTCGGACAGCAAGTCCAGCACTGTTTATCTTATTAGCAATAGTTTCAATATTGTCCCCTGCACGGATCTGGATCTCATGCCCATCGATAACAATTTTAGAATCTTTTGGTGCTGTGTAACCCGAAACAGAGATCGTGGAGTAGATGC
This sequence is a window from Thermospira aquatica. Protein-coding genes within it:
- the fliW gene encoding flagellar assembly protein FliW, with product METIKTKAYGEIQVDPASQITFKREILGFEGLTKYYLIEMGDLPNFYWLQSAEEPELAFVVVNPRLFVENYKLVMDEIDWGLLEISENDEVIDLAIVNIPENIHNMTMNLLGPIVINATKRIAIQGISMNNAYGTKVPLFTKELSPTNT
- a CDS encoding tetratricopeptide repeat protein — protein: MISPEKMEVLKYYNQGLDLYRRRNFTEAKKYFQKCLEIIPDDGPSQIYIERCDYFIQNPPPPDWDGVFVMTTK
- a CDS encoding PAS domain S-box protein encodes the protein MILQTKPIRVLLVEDESILALAQKKELEHLGYEVLVATNPEEALRVGTSEKALDVILMDIDLGKGKKDGTEIASEILSKRDIPIVFLSSHTELEIVEKTESITSYGYVVKSSGCMVLDTSIKMALRLFQSKQQKKQKAEEHERLTRQLRINEDRLSKIMVAVNDGIWDWDLGTNQVYYSPRYYTMAGYEVNEFPFHPEEFFSRLYPEDAARVKEEVEKHLRGETDRFVLEFRFRRKDSSWMWILGRGYIVERDQQGKPLRFLGTHTDISERKRMEEALIESRNRYQAIVDQSFDGIALFSSTGSILQWNKKMAEITGFGLSEVEGKFIWEIMIQLAPPEIRSSELYHQLKDGFLELSTGKRTEWEGKPREQRIVRRDNSAREVQTLSFRVKSGQNVMICTIMRDITETKEAEKKQKESEDRFRLLAEASSLGILMYQDDQWIYVNPAAAHISGYTREEILQMRPWDIVCPEDQEMIKSWVMRREHGFSTPVSYEARILHRDGSVRWVLVSGVGVFYEGRPAGLISVVDITERKKIEEILKETLQEREALLNALPDLLFILDKEGRFLDVRVPDKDLQDLLYTKPENFLGRLVTEILPPEIAAQSFQAIKHTLETGEISLFSYTLMMSDEPRHYEARHSKLDENRVLAIVRDITEAKIMERKLQESEEMYRNIFQNSMVGLFHAQISDGRILECNDQFARIFGYEKQEDILGKLVLFENSRDTSTRHRMIEQINKTGEIRNEEATYERVDGSVFWARYSVRLYPEKGWIEGVFEDITEQKKAEEALRQQIEEKNIILREVHHRIKNNITSIMTLLRIQTDETTNEEAKAILQDAISRVESMRIMYDKLLQIPDASSLSVKAYLEDLLEAIMSIFPQRDRIVLRTDIPETFLQVKKLFPLGIIVNELVTNTAKYAFIGDGRGELSISIGVEDGTMTLIVEDNGVGMPPDKKEKGGFGLQLIQMLTNQLEGILKISSQKGTKVTVTFPLGNG
- the csrA gene encoding carbon storage regulator CsrA — encoded protein: MLVLSRREEESIIIDDTIEIKIVGIRQDQVKIGIIAPKNVKIFRKEVYQEIQEANKASAVSSLPFDDLKNVLKKDKKTEGGQS
- a CDS encoding polymer-forming cytoskeletal protein, with the translated sequence MAHNIDRYRDYPTVTKLSNTSEWSGTMRFKTSLRIDGNYEGKIDAEGLLVIGPDAKIKGDIICDEVIVGGEIHGNVHARKRLELFNTAKLYGDIKTPKLKMDDGVIFQGKCEMLPTNK
- a CDS encoding flagellar hook-associated protein 3; its protein translation is MLGRVTQGYMKQDFDYHLHKRQTEMQGVERQLASGLRVNLPSDDPVASVNFMDYDSRIKEMSVYRSQISFAQSKLKTIDSSLDTVTQILQRLRELAVQAANGVYTREEREKIAVEVDQLTREILAQANSYYKGEALFGGTMVFDTPFKAQYRINEQTGIEFLEDVRYIGNSQAQLLEVERSIKITMSQPGNQIFWAQDMGIYSTISVSGYTAPKDSKIVIDGHEIQIRAGDNIETIANKINSAGLAVRATINTQAGSSFFAIETTSPHQLVMYDMEGGSVLQDLGLVDNGMYPPYNYSPAARVYTGSIFDVLIDFRKALLNDNIHQIGGTAIAGIDQSLENLLRYRANLGSVSSRLDIINERFLADEVYITEAKDNAIATDIPKAITQLKMLEFSHDVALNIGARILPKTLLDFLR